A window of the Desulfobacula toluolica Tol2 genome harbors these coding sequences:
- a CDS encoding YwbE family protein: protein MSTGTKRADIIAGLKVSIVLKQDQRTGKLTQGIVRDILTKSATHPHGIKVRLENGQVGRVKTIHT, encoded by the coding sequence ATGAGTACCGGAACAAAAAGAGCTGATATCATAGCCGGCCTGAAAGTTTCCATTGTATTAAAACAGGACCAGAGAACCGGGAAGCTTACCCAGGGAATTGTCCGGGATATTCTTACAAAATCTGCCACACATCCCCACGGGATAAAAGTTCGCCTGGAAAACGGCCAGGTGGGAAGGGTCAAAACCATTCACACCTGA
- a CDS encoding cupin domain-containing protein: MTDKDTRLIKNIPFSTPVDLVDLVDYEEGRVVSRTLSSKPHINITLFAFDKDEEISAHTSPGDAMIQVLDGDALINIDGSKIKASKGQSVVMPANVPHSVSACSRFKMLLTVVKQPVGIDGL; the protein is encoded by the coding sequence ATGACCGATAAAGATACCCGGTTAATCAAGAACATTCCTTTTTCAACGCCTGTTGACCTGGTTGATCTGGTGGATTATGAAGAAGGAAGAGTGGTAAGCCGAACCCTTTCAAGCAAGCCCCATATCAATATAACTTTGTTTGCCTTTGACAAGGATGAGGAGATCAGTGCCCATACCTCACCCGGCGATGCAATGATTCAAGTACTTGATGGCGATGCCCTGATAAATATTGACGGCAGCAAAATCAAGGCATCAAAAGGACAGTCAGTGGTCATGCCAGCCAATGTCCCTCACTCCGTCAGTGCCTGTTCCCGGTTTAAAATGCTGTTAACCGTTGTGAAACAACCTGTCGGCATCGACGGCCTGTAA
- the cas1 gene encoding CRISPR-associated endonuclease Cas1, producing MNSPGTMIKQKDEIFRFQNKENRLDLSPMKVESIIISNKAMISTQAISLALENNIDLIFLDHYGFPIGRVWFSKMGSTAMIRRQQLEAANNDQGLRLVMDLVKQKLNNQISFLKKLKYARPEKKELFQAPVHTIQGSLDALEQDLPNLEDSRSLIMGLEGAAGRAYFSCLSKVMPEKYRFKGRSKRPALNPFNAVLNYCYGVLYSRVEKACIIAGLDPFVGFMHTDNYNKKSMVFDLIEPFRIFADQVAVYFFTGKKAKDDYFDMQSHSCSLNTKGKPMVIDALNRHLEEKVRYRKRNVKRKHLISHEAHKLANILLEDEGLEHPDWLDIKEF from the coding sequence ATAAATTCACCCGGCACTATGATCAAGCAAAAGGATGAAATTTTTCGCTTTCAAAATAAGGAAAACAGACTGGATCTTTCACCCATGAAGGTTGAATCCATTATTATTTCAAACAAGGCAATGATAAGCACCCAGGCGATATCACTCGCCCTTGAAAATAACATTGACCTGATTTTTCTGGATCATTATGGTTTCCCCATCGGAAGGGTATGGTTCTCAAAGATGGGATCAACCGCCATGATTCGCAGGCAACAGCTTGAAGCCGCCAATAATGATCAAGGGCTCAGGCTTGTAATGGATCTGGTAAAACAAAAGCTGAATAATCAGATCTCATTTTTAAAAAAACTCAAATATGCCAGACCTGAAAAAAAAGAATTATTCCAGGCCCCTGTTCACACCATCCAGGGGTCGCTTGACGCCCTGGAACAGGATTTGCCGAATCTTGAGGATTCCAGGTCGTTGATCATGGGGCTGGAAGGGGCGGCAGGGCGGGCATACTTTTCCTGTTTATCAAAAGTCATGCCTGAAAAATACCGGTTTAAAGGCCGTTCAAAACGCCCTGCGTTAAATCCTTTTAATGCGGTTTTAAATTATTGCTATGGAGTGCTTTACAGCAGGGTTGAAAAAGCCTGTATCATTGCCGGTCTTGATCCTTTTGTGGGATTTATGCACACAGACAATTACAATAAAAAATCCATGGTGTTTGATCTGATTGAGCCGTTCAGGATTTTTGCAGACCAGGTGGCTGTTTATTTTTTTACCGGCAAAAAAGCCAAGGATGACTATTTTGACATGCAATCCCATTCCTGCAGCCTGAATACCAAGGGAAAACCCATGGTGATTGATGCTTTGAACCGGCATCTGGAAGAAAAAGTCCGGTATCGCAAAAGAAATGTAAAACGAAAACACCTCATCAGCCATGAAGCCCATAAACTTGCAAATATTCTTCTTGAAGACGAGGGGCTTGAACATCCGGACTGGCTGGATATAAAGGAGTTTTAA
- the cas2 gene encoding CRISPR-associated endonuclease Cas2, producing the protein MSTMLAWIMYDIASNKTRGRVAKQCKKYGLTRFQKSIFLGKLDINRFDELAQMCQDEIDEETDSVYLFPFCQDDFRRIQVLGQGFDKKLVNDEILSKFF; encoded by the coding sequence ATGTCAACAATGCTTGCGTGGATCATGTATGATATTGCCTCCAACAAAACAAGGGGCAGGGTAGCCAAACAATGTAAAAAATATGGTCTGACACGGTTTCAGAAAAGCATATTCCTGGGCAAACTGGATATCAACCGGTTTGATGAACTCGCACAGATGTGCCAGGACGAGATAGATGAGGAAACGGACAGTGTTTATCTTTTCCCGTTCTGCCAGGATGATTTCAGACGCATCCAGGTTCTTGGCCAGGGCTTTGATAAGAAGCTGGTCAATGATGAGATTTTGTCTAAATTTTTTTGA
- a CDS encoding CRISPR-associated endonuclease Cas6, whose product MKKAILYFNNIKLNSSQIHKLRGYVGNVFAEHDLIHNHDSVTGKSIYRYPLIQFKIIDHDPCIIALTEKAVQVFTEIFMTLDEIVIDGKVIPIFEKDLKVESVEFGFSSETFMYEFVSPWASLNQKNFKIFITLKTETEKTELLKRILIGNILSMSKYLGVHLEKEQQIQTNLQLKPAKVILKGKQMMGFKGLFKTNFRIPDHLGLGKSVSRGFGTIRRLI is encoded by the coding sequence ATGAAAAAAGCAATTCTCTATTTTAACAATATCAAGCTCAATTCTTCCCAAATTCACAAATTGCGGGGATATGTGGGTAATGTGTTTGCCGAACATGACTTGATTCATAACCATGATTCTGTAACCGGGAAAAGTATCTACCGTTATCCCTTGATTCAGTTCAAAATAATAGACCATGATCCGTGCATCATTGCCTTGACTGAAAAAGCGGTTCAGGTTTTTACTGAAATATTTATGACCTTGGATGAAATTGTTATTGATGGAAAAGTCATCCCCATTTTTGAAAAAGATTTGAAGGTGGAAAGCGTGGAATTTGGTTTTTCCAGTGAAACCTTCATGTATGAGTTTGTTTCACCCTGGGCCAGTTTAAATCAGAAAAATTTTAAAATATTTATCACCCTTAAAACCGAGACAGAGAAAACTGAACTTTTGAAGAGGATTTTGATTGGTAATATTTTATCCATGTCAAAATATCTTGGGGTGCATCTGGAAAAAGAACAGCAGATACAAACCAATCTTCAACTGAAACCGGCAAAAGTGATACTCAAGGGAAAACAAATGATGGGCTTCAAAGGACTATTTAAAACCAATTTCAGAATTCCGGATCACCTCGGACTTGGAAAATCCGTGTCCCGTGGTTTTGGAACCATAAGGAGATTGATATGA
- a CDS encoding TIGR02556 family CRISPR-associated protein codes for MIKAIAELGRYAKENNPEMTAFDIWLEDSYDNGKYDIVFFVVLKKDNEQSDWRYKKIDISENGKHLKNKLIYKRGSPRGTDKTPTAKVAKSIASTFRQKIKAWFESKKEASFLKDSEKEFLNQVFELLSTDEERIIKDLEAQYELIDAKGVVLSLQFVENSDLKYIGDFDFFSGFIVQESKAAYKFSKTFKKHSFSNDKVCSVCNNLKQEVFGYFTSLGFYTVDKPGMVTGGFRQDLSWKNYPVCLDCALDIENGIKFKEEFFDFRFYGFRYYLIPTIINDKGKFEIIDAITDYNPDQKINSKSKEAVLNPDEEVFDLLKDYQNHVHFNLLFYDKPNKGVFRILENIEEVLPSRIRLLYETKEYVDGLFIFKNPEKDGKRIFRYSFGILRDFFPRDKIRGNHDKDFLQIVRKIFSGLPVQYDFLVTHIMRAIRNRFVNNNNYWFQALSGFMMLNYFYKLGLLNCFKGADNMTPDFYKSFEIRKTDDYEEKVDGFFDQFNDFFKTNEKRGIFLLGVLTQLLLNIQEKERGSTPFRSQLKGLKMDSSDITGLLPKLVEKLEQYKKNYYMKLEKLISKYFISSGDHKSWNLTIDEMNYVFVLGMNLSKYFKIIKEQKEN; via the coding sequence ATGATAAAAGCCATTGCCGAACTTGGCCGGTATGCCAAAGAAAATAACCCTGAAATGACAGCTTTTGATATCTGGCTTGAGGATTCCTATGATAACGGTAAATATGACATTGTATTTTTTGTTGTGTTGAAAAAGGATAATGAGCAGTCAGATTGGAGATATAAAAAAATTGATATCAGCGAAAACGGTAAACACTTAAAAAATAAATTGATTTATAAGCGGGGATCTCCAAGGGGAACTGATAAAACCCCGACGGCAAAAGTTGCTAAAAGTATTGCCAGCACCTTTCGTCAAAAAATAAAAGCCTGGTTTGAATCAAAAAAAGAGGCATCATTTCTCAAAGATTCGGAAAAAGAGTTTTTAAATCAAGTTTTCGAGTTGCTCTCCACCGATGAAGAGCGGATCATTAAGGATCTTGAAGCGCAATACGAATTAATTGATGCAAAAGGGGTTGTGCTATCATTACAGTTTGTTGAGAATTCTGATTTAAAATATATCGGTGATTTTGATTTCTTCTCAGGGTTTATTGTACAGGAAAGCAAAGCTGCTTATAAATTTTCAAAAACATTTAAAAAACATTCATTTTCCAATGATAAAGTTTGTTCCGTTTGCAATAATTTAAAACAAGAGGTTTTCGGTTATTTCACGTCCTTGGGGTTTTATACGGTGGATAAGCCCGGTATGGTCACTGGTGGATTCCGTCAGGATCTAAGCTGGAAGAATTATCCGGTATGCCTTGATTGTGCCCTTGATATTGAAAATGGAATCAAATTTAAAGAAGAATTTTTTGATTTCAGGTTCTATGGATTCAGATATTACCTCATCCCTACAATTATCAATGACAAGGGAAAATTTGAGATTATAGATGCCATTACTGACTACAATCCGGATCAGAAAATAAACAGCAAATCAAAAGAAGCAGTTCTAAACCCTGATGAAGAAGTTTTTGACCTTTTAAAAGATTATCAAAACCATGTTCACTTTAACCTGTTATTCTATGATAAACCCAATAAAGGTGTCTTCAGAATTCTTGAAAACATAGAAGAAGTGCTTCCGTCAAGAATCAGGTTGTTATACGAGACAAAAGAATATGTGGACGGTCTGTTTATATTCAAGAATCCTGAAAAAGACGGCAAAAGGATTTTCAGGTACAGTTTTGGAATATTAAGGGATTTTTTTCCAAGGGATAAAATTCGCGGGAATCATGATAAAGATTTCCTTCAAATTGTTCGTAAAATATTTTCAGGCTTACCTGTCCAGTATGATTTTCTTGTTACCCATATTATGCGGGCGATCCGAAACCGGTTTGTGAATAACAATAATTACTGGTTTCAAGCCTTAAGCGGATTCATGATGTTAAATTATTTTTACAAACTTGGCTTATTAAATTGTTTTAAAGGAGCAGATAATATGACACCAGATTTTTATAAGTCTTTTGAAATCAGGAAAACAGATGATTATGAAGAAAAAGTCGATGGATTTTTTGATCAGTTTAATGATTTTTTTAAGACCAATGAAAAACGGGGGATTTTTCTTTTGGGTGTATTAACCCAATTATTATTAAATATTCAAGAAAAAGAAAGAGGTTCTACACCCTTCAGAAGCCAATTAAAAGGTCTTAAAATGGATAGCAGTGATATTACGGGCCTTTTGCCGAAATTGGTTGAAAAATTGGAGCAATATAAAAAAAACTATTATATGAAATTGGAAAAATTGATTTCAAAATATTTTATTTCATCAGGTGACCATAAAAGCTGGAATCTTACAATAGATGAAATGAATTATGTTTTTGTCCTTGGAATGAACTTATCTAAATATTTCAAAATTATAAAAGAGCAAAAGGAGAATTAG
- the cas7b gene encoding type I-B CRISPR-associated protein Cas7/Csh2, translating to MSEFKNRTELLFLYDIENANPNGDPNDENKPRIDEETGKNIVTDVRLKRTIRDYLFEKGNDIFVQEKIYDDDGHIQDAKLRAADYLPDDPEELSQMSAEQQKKEISNNILKDCIDVRLFGATIPLDLKVKKGKKTDNVSGSLTYTGPVQFRVGKSLHSVKLQFFKGTGAFASKKDVTKKTFREEYMLPYSLIGFYGIANENAGKHTNLTEDDIMLLKKAMWNGTKGLISRSKFGQMPRLLLSIRYNEPDFFIGELDNLVHLKSEVFDTKIRRPEDYIIDISELVGKIEKVKDKIHSISFIVDEKMQFSLKGEKVKLSDLGNFTDEATEVL from the coding sequence ATGTCTGAATTTAAAAATAGAACTGAATTACTGTTTCTGTATGATATTGAAAACGCCAACCCAAATGGTGATCCAAACGATGAGAATAAGCCGAGGATTGATGAGGAAACCGGAAAAAATATTGTAACAGATGTCCGTTTGAAGCGAACCATACGGGATTATCTGTTTGAAAAGGGTAATGATATTTTTGTTCAGGAGAAAATTTACGATGACGACGGTCATATCCAGGATGCAAAGCTTAGAGCTGCGGACTATCTTCCGGATGATCCGGAAGAATTGTCCCAAATGTCTGCGGAACAGCAGAAAAAGGAAATTTCAAACAATATTTTAAAGGACTGCATTGATGTAAGGCTTTTTGGCGCAACAATTCCTTTGGATCTAAAGGTGAAAAAAGGAAAAAAAACAGACAATGTATCAGGCTCTCTGACGTACACCGGTCCTGTTCAATTCAGAGTAGGCAAATCTTTGCACTCAGTAAAACTGCAATTTTTCAAAGGCACGGGTGCTTTTGCATCAAAAAAGGATGTAACTAAAAAAACATTCAGGGAAGAATATATGCTTCCATATTCCTTGATTGGATTTTATGGTATTGCAAATGAAAATGCAGGAAAACATACCAATCTGACTGAAGATGATATCATGCTTTTAAAAAAAGCAATGTGGAATGGCACCAAGGGATTGATCTCAAGATCAAAGTTTGGACAGATGCCCCGTTTGCTTCTTTCCATCCGTTACAATGAACCGGATTTTTTTATCGGTGAACTGGATAATCTTGTTCACTTGAAATCTGAGGTCTTTGACACGAAGATACGCAGACCTGAAGATTATATTATCGATATTTCAGAGTTGGTCGGTAAAATTGAAAAAGTGAAGGATAAGATACATTCCATTTCTTTTATAGTAGATGAAAAAATGCAGTTTAGTTTAAAAGGAGAAAAAGTAAAGTTGTCAGACCTCGGCAATTTTACGGACGAAGCAACTGAGGTGCTGTAA
- the cas5b gene encoding type I-B CRISPR-associated protein Cas5b, giving the protein MTKVLVFKLWGDYGHFKKFYTTTSPLTFEFPPPVTVLGIVSAIIGLDKDSYLENFIDPTRCHLAIGLERPVKKVRWTQNLIDTKRNFWKIHNRTQIRTEFLKDPGFKFFFSHKNPEIYDQLKENLMAHKSYYTISLGLSELLADFEFCGEQTITPSTTDEWQSIQSVVPCSALQDDQSIDFEEGKEIFKISYPVEMIPNRVVTRREDVIFERRGLPVTCRVKEVFKTEEGEKIVFF; this is encoded by the coding sequence ATGACAAAAGTGTTGGTGTTTAAGCTATGGGGGGACTATGGTCACTTTAAGAAGTTTTATACAACCACCTCTCCGTTGACTTTTGAATTTCCCCCGCCTGTTACAGTTTTAGGAATCGTTTCTGCCATTATCGGCCTTGACAAAGATTCTTATCTTGAAAATTTTATAGACCCGACAAGGTGTCACCTGGCAATCGGTTTGGAGCGTCCGGTTAAAAAAGTCCGATGGACTCAAAACTTGATAGATACAAAAAGAAATTTCTGGAAAATTCATAATAGAACGCAAATTAGAACCGAGTTTCTAAAAGATCCGGGGTTTAAATTTTTTTTCTCACACAAAAATCCTGAAATATATGATCAGCTGAAAGAGAATCTTATGGCCCACAAATCATATTATACGATTTCCCTTGGATTGAGTGAGTTGCTGGCCGATTTTGAATTCTGCGGTGAACAGACAATCACTCCATCAACAACAGATGAATGGCAAAGTATTCAATCGGTTGTTCCTTGCTCTGCTTTACAGGATGATCAGTCCATTGATTTTGAAGAAGGAAAAGAAATTTTCAAAATCAGTTATCCTGTTGAAATGATTCCGAACAGGGTGGTTACCCGTCGAGAGGATGTTATTTTTGAAAGAAGGGGCTTGCCTGTTACCTGCCGTGTTAAAGAGGTCTTTAAAACAGAGGAGGGAGAAAAAATTGTTTTCTTCTAA
- a CDS encoding CRISPR-associated helicase/endonuclease Cas3 — MFSSKLYSHPDISLIDHLQNVADMCEEKFLSHQTGLDDFFEKKSWQKLIWIMGFCHDFGKATCFFQAYLAEKDEKIKAGMRGKKETNHALISAVLSHFILCSIVKKSKNRNDLWEIMPFLIFMAIKRHHGNVNNAVRMNNAKEDENELDIKYEYIDRQFDNIDTDEFEHLLALLEKKSGINLNRSDFPESLSKYFKQNILRGEKKRIKAVDKKIEYYFIFQYLFSLLIQSDKEEAIFNRRFEFKRKDIQGDIVKNYIKDNFESPKTEMNIIRDNIFNDADKTVSCIDLTSDKIFSLNVPTGTGKTFTSLSVALQLRTRLENEKKQFPRIIYSLPFTSIIDQNYKVFEKIFTKPDSDILIKHHHLADVFFKSENHEFDTNESKFLIESWESEIVVTTMFQLFHSVLTNRNRMLVKFEKFVNSIVLCDEIQSLPYKYWKLAKAIMTCLSKTFNIYFILITATQPKIFNENEIVELVPNKSTYFSKLDRVDITFEKQPVTLEDYKLLCKTAINSNEESFLFVMNTVNSALELFESLSASGCDAEFFFLATNIVPADRLIAIQEIQDSKKRKIIISTQMIEAGVDIDIDNVWRDMGPLESINQVCGRCNRNFKQEKGKVRIFQVLNEAHNNTPFEKYIYGKNPLSIHQTREIIAGKETVSETDFLNNMDQYYEQIQARLRDDDSVDIINFMKNLQFLSVFKNFKLIDEENYERKDIFIELNEVAEEAWRRYIEIREIQDKIERKLKFLKIKKVFYDYIISVPANFVSEKEYGDTNFVYINKEMLPVCYDKKTGWMRKTEDVYTF; from the coding sequence TTGTTTTCTTCTAAGCTTTATTCCCACCCGGATATCTCGCTTATTGATCATCTTCAAAATGTAGCAGATATGTGTGAAGAAAAATTTTTATCTCATCAAACCGGACTGGATGACTTTTTTGAAAAAAAGTCATGGCAAAAACTCATTTGGATAATGGGATTTTGCCATGACTTTGGTAAGGCCACCTGTTTTTTTCAGGCATATTTGGCAGAAAAGGATGAAAAAATCAAGGCGGGAATGAGGGGAAAAAAAGAGACCAACCATGCCTTGATATCAGCCGTCTTAAGCCATTTTATTCTTTGCAGCATCGTAAAAAAATCTAAAAACAGGAATGATTTGTGGGAGATAATGCCGTTTTTGATTTTTATGGCTATCAAGCGGCACCATGGGAATGTCAATAATGCAGTCAGAATGAACAATGCTAAAGAAGATGAAAACGAGCTTGATATCAAATATGAGTATATTGATAGACAGTTTGACAATATTGATACGGATGAGTTTGAACACTTGCTGGCTTTGTTGGAAAAGAAAAGTGGAATTAATTTAAACCGGTCTGATTTTCCTGAAAGTCTGTCCAAGTATTTTAAACAAAATATATTACGGGGTGAAAAAAAAAGGATAAAAGCGGTTGATAAAAAGATAGAGTATTATTTTATTTTTCAATATCTTTTTTCCCTTCTTATTCAATCAGACAAAGAAGAAGCCATCTTCAACAGGCGGTTTGAATTTAAAAGAAAAGATATCCAAGGAGATATTGTAAAAAACTATATTAAAGATAATTTTGAGTCCCCTAAAACCGAAATGAACATCATACGGGATAACATTTTCAACGATGCTGACAAGACTGTGTCGTGTATTGATCTAACTTCTGATAAAATTTTCTCATTGAATGTACCTACAGGAACCGGCAAGACTTTTACATCTCTTTCTGTCGCTTTGCAATTGCGGACAAGGCTTGAAAATGAAAAAAAACAATTCCCCAGAATTATATATTCGTTGCCGTTTACAAGTATCATTGATCAAAATTACAAGGTTTTTGAAAAAATATTTACAAAGCCAGATTCAGATATTTTAATAAAACATCACCATTTGGCTGATGTGTTTTTTAAATCTGAAAATCATGAATTTGACACGAATGAATCCAAGTTTCTCATTGAAAGCTGGGAATCTGAAATAGTAGTTACAACCATGTTCCAATTATTTCATTCTGTGCTTACAAACCGGAATCGGATGCTTGTGAAATTTGAAAAATTTGTAAATTCAATTGTACTTTGTGATGAGATCCAGTCATTGCCATACAAATATTGGAAGTTGGCAAAAGCAATAATGACATGCCTTTCAAAGACATTTAACATTTATTTTATTTTAATAACAGCAACCCAGCCAAAAATATTTAATGAAAATGAAATCGTTGAACTCGTCCCAAACAAATCAACGTATTTTTCAAAGCTTGACAGAGTGGATATTACTTTTGAGAAACAGCCAGTGACGCTGGAAGATTATAAATTATTATGCAAAACCGCAATAAATTCAAACGAAGAATCCTTCCTGTTTGTCATGAACACGGTGAACTCTGCATTAGAACTGTTTGAGAGCCTGTCGGCATCTGGTTGCGATGCTGAATTTTTCTTTTTGGCTACCAATATCGTTCCGGCGGACAGGCTTATAGCCATTCAGGAGATTCAAGATTCAAAAAAAAGGAAAATAATTATTTCAACTCAAATGATTGAAGCAGGCGTTGATATTGATATTGACAATGTATGGCGTGATATGGGGCCTTTGGAATCAATCAATCAAGTTTGCGGAAGGTGTAACCGGAATTTTAAACAAGAAAAGGGCAAAGTGAGAATTTTTCAGGTTCTCAATGAAGCCCACAACAATACGCCGTTTGAAAAATATATATATGGTAAAAATCCCCTTTCAATTCATCAGACAAGAGAAATCATTGCCGGTAAAGAGACTGTCAGTGAAACAGATTTTTTGAATAATATGGATCAATATTACGAACAGATACAAGCAAGGCTTAGAGATGATGATTCCGTGGATATCATTAATTTCATGAAAAATTTGCAATTCTTAAGTGTTTTTAAAAATTTCAAGCTCATTGATGAAGAAAATTATGAAAGAAAAGATATTTTTATTGAACTGAATGAGGTAGCTGAAGAAGCTTGGAGAAGATATATTGAGATAAGGGAGATTCAGGATAAAATAGAGCGAAAACTCAAATTTTTAAAGATTAAAAAAGTATTTTATGATTATATAATATCTGTTCCTGCAAATTTTGTTAGTGAAAAAGAGTATGGCGATACAAATTTTGTTTATATTAATAAAGAGATGCTGCCGGTTTGTTATGACAAGAAAACTGGTTGGATGAGAAAAACTGAGGATGTTTATACGTTTTAA
- the cas4 gene encoding CRISPR-associated protein Cas4, with amino-acid sequence MLQYLFCPRFIYFENVLDIPENQGSRFKVAKGREIHKKIRKTNPEYLRTKLGVIKKESDVYLDSDSGICGIVDEILFMADGCAVPLDYKYAEFKDRIFETYHFQLVFYGKLIKENYGVPVNDGYIVYTRSKNKLVRVDLKKKDFEKLNDTIEEIDVIIKNGKYPKPTKYKKRCIDCCYKNICES; translated from the coding sequence ATCCTACAATATTTATTTTGCCCCAGATTTATTTATTTTGAAAATGTTTTGGATATTCCAGAGAATCAAGGTTCAAGATTTAAAGTGGCAAAAGGACGGGAAATACATAAAAAAATCAGGAAAACAAATCCTGAATATTTACGTACCAAGCTTGGTGTGATTAAAAAAGAGAGTGATGTTTATTTGGACAGTGATTCAGGAATATGCGGTATTGTTGATGAAATTTTGTTTATGGCGGATGGGTGTGCAGTGCCATTGGACTACAAATATGCCGAATTCAAGGATCGGATATTTGAAACATACCATTTTCAGTTGGTTTTTTATGGGAAATTAATTAAAGAGAATTATGGTGTGCCCGTTAATGACGGGTATATCGTTTATACGCGTAGTAAAAATAAATTGGTTCGTGTCGATTTGAAAAAGAAAGATTTTGAAAAATTAAATGATACAATTGAAGAAATCGATGTAATTATTAAAAATGGAAAATATCCAAAACCAACAAAATATAAAAAACGGTGTATTGACTGTTGCTATAAAAATATTTGTGAAAGCTGA